In one Methanobrevibacter arboriphilus genomic region, the following are encoded:
- a CDS encoding radical SAM protein codes for MNTLKKMQVLSDSAQYDICDYVNHYKKSDINLPGIYNATGPDGCKIPLFKTLMTNKCVNDCKYCINQSKRNFTRLELSPEELARAFLSYYNNDYVQGLFLSSGIAKDVDDTMEKMLDVINILRKKYGYDDYIHFKVIPGANKDSIKRAMSLANRVSLNIESATSDGLSQISSNKDYNKDILKRISWIDSISKKNNSIICSSSTTQMIVGANDETDVEILSRIKSLYKNYNLSRSYFSSFSPVEGTELEKREECNKNRTSKLYHADSLLNIYKFELDELVFEENNQLSINEDPKYLSALKRDIFPLEINSASFYELIRVPGIGTISAKRIMAIRKKKPFKKMIDLRKLGVVIDRAEPFIKLDGNYQIALDKY; via the coding sequence ATGAACACTTTAAAGAAAATGCAAGTTTTGAGTGATTCTGCACAATATGATATTTGTGATTATGTAAATCACTATAAAAAATCTGATATTAATCTTCCAGGAATTTATAATGCAACAGGACCTGATGGCTGTAAAATTCCTCTTTTTAAAACATTAATGACAAATAAATGTGTTAATGATTGTAAATATTGTATCAATCAGTCTAAAAGAAATTTTACTAGATTAGAACTAAGTCCAGAAGAATTAGCAAGAGCTTTCCTTAGTTATTATAATAATGATTATGTACAAGGATTGTTTCTAAGTTCTGGAATTGCAAAAGATGTTGATGACACTATGGAGAAAATGTTAGATGTTATTAACATACTTAGGAAAAAATACGGATATGATGATTACATACACTTTAAAGTGATTCCTGGTGCTAACAAAGATTCTATTAAGCGTGCAATGTCATTAGCTAATAGAGTAAGTTTAAATATTGAGTCTGCAACTTCAGATGGATTGTCTCAAATTTCTTCAAACAAAGATTATAATAAAGATATATTAAAAAGAATAAGTTGGATAGATTCTATATCTAAAAAAAATAACTCTATAATATGTTCTAGTTCAACTACACAGATGATTGTTGGAGCAAATGATGAGACTGATGTGGAAATTCTTTCTAGAATAAAATCCCTTTATAAAAACTATAATTTATCTAGAAGCTATTTTAGTTCTTTTTCTCCAGTTGAAGGAACAGAACTTGAAAAGAGGGAAGAGTGCAATAAAAATAGGACTTCAAAACTATATCATGCTGATTCTCTGTTAAATATATATAAATTTGAATTAGATGAGCTTGTCTTTGAAGAAAATAATCAATTATCAATTAATGAAGATCCTAAATATTTATCTGCTTTAAAACGAGATATATTTCCTTTAGAAATTAATTCTGCTTCTTTTTATGAATTAATTCGCGTTCCAGGTATTGGAACTATTTCTGCAAAAAGAATCATGGCTATAAGAAAGAAAAAACCATTTAAGAAGATGATAGACTTGAGAAAATTAGGAGTTGTTATAGATAGGGCTGAACCATTTATTAAATTAGATGGTAATTATCAAATTGCTCTTGATAAATATTAA
- a CDS encoding bifunctional N(6)-L-threonylcarbamoyladenine synthase/serine/threonine protein kinase, translating into MIKLICLGIEGTAEKTGVGIVDSDGNILSLVGKQLFPEKGGIHPREAAEHHAKWIPKLISDACDKAKLGLDEIDLVSFSKGPGLGPGLRTTATAARSLSLSINKPIIGVNHCIGHIEIGKLDTSANDPVSLYVSGGNSQIIAYEYGRYRVFGETLDIAIGNALDQFGRETGLGHPGGPVVEKLAKNGSYIDLPYTVKGMDLSFSGLMSAAIRKYKEGIEIEDICYSFQETAFSMLVEVTERALSHTKKDEVLLCGGVAANKRLREMLDDMAEDHFAKFYMPKMEYCGDNGAMIAWLGILMNKSYGPDKIGETNVIQRFRTDEVDAPWVKQSKSRIILPKEILAKGAEADILTGNWIEKEVIIKKRIPKRYRINEIDDKIRKSRTKRETKLISDVKKSGVFSPVLYDIDLKEKSIVMEKIKGETVKNILEGSSESNNFNKFDQNELLFAIGRSIAKIHQKDIIHGDITSSNILFSDGNVILIDFGLGRYSNLIEDKCVDLLTFKKSLQSVDYKIADKIFNTVLEGYINTYKTFSEDFNFKKINIIKKIHEIESRGRYTPH; encoded by the coding sequence TTGATTAAGTTGATTTGTTTAGGAATTGAAGGAACAGCAGAAAAAACTGGTGTTGGAATTGTTGATAGTGATGGTAATATTCTTTCATTAGTTGGAAAACAATTATTTCCAGAAAAAGGAGGTATTCATCCTAGAGAAGCTGCTGAACATCATGCAAAATGGATTCCTAAGTTAATTTCTGATGCCTGTGATAAAGCAAAATTAGGTCTTGATGAAATTGACCTTGTATCTTTTTCAAAAGGCCCAGGATTAGGTCCAGGACTTAGAACAACAGCTACTGCAGCTAGATCATTATCATTATCAATTAATAAACCTATTATCGGAGTAAATCATTGTATTGGGCACATTGAAATTGGAAAACTTGATACTTCTGCTAATGATCCTGTTTCTTTATATGTTAGTGGTGGAAATAGTCAAATTATAGCTTATGAATATGGAAGATATCGTGTTTTTGGTGAAACTTTAGATATAGCAATTGGAAATGCATTAGATCAATTTGGAAGGGAAACAGGACTTGGACACCCAGGAGGTCCAGTTGTTGAGAAATTAGCCAAAAATGGAAGTTACATTGATTTACCTTATACTGTTAAAGGAATGGATCTTTCATTTTCTGGATTAATGAGTGCAGCAATTCGTAAATATAAAGAAGGAATTGAAATTGAAGACATTTGTTATAGTTTCCAAGAAACTGCATTTTCTATGCTTGTTGAAGTAACAGAAAGAGCTCTTTCACACACTAAAAAAGATGAAGTTCTTTTATGTGGGGGAGTAGCTGCAAATAAAAGACTTAGGGAAATGTTAGATGATATGGCTGAGGATCACTTTGCTAAGTTTTATATGCCTAAAATGGAATATTGTGGAGACAATGGTGCAATGATTGCATGGCTTGGAATACTAATGAATAAAAGCTATGGCCCTGATAAAATCGGGGAGACTAATGTTATTCAAAGATTCAGAACAGATGAAGTTGATGCACCATGGGTTAAACAATCAAAATCAAGAATTATATTACCAAAAGAGATATTAGCTAAAGGTGCTGAGGCTGATATTTTAACTGGAAATTGGATAGAAAAAGAAGTTATTATAAAAAAGAGGATTCCTAAAAGATATAGGATTAATGAAATTGATGATAAAATTAGAAAATCAAGAACAAAAAGGGAGACAAAATTAATATCTGATGTTAAAAAATCAGGAGTATTTTCACCAGTTCTATATGATATTGATTTAAAAGAAAAATCAATAGTAATGGAGAAAATTAAGGGGGAAACTGTTAAAAATATTTTAGAAGGGTCATCTGAATCTAATAATTTTAATAAATTTGACCAAAATGAACTTTTATTTGCTATTGGTCGAAGTATTGCTAAAATTCATCAAAAAGATATTATTCATGGAGATATTACTAGTTCTAATATTTTATTCAGTGATGGTAATGTTATTTTAATTGATTTTGGTTTAGGTAGATATTCTAATCTTATTGAGGATAAATGTGTTGATTTATTAACTTTTAAAAAATCTTTACAAAGTGTTGATTATAAAATAGCTGATAAAATTTTTAATACAGTTTTAGAAGGATATATTAATACTTATAAAACCTTTTCTGAGGATTTTAATTTTAAAAAGATTAATATAATTAAAAAAATACATGAAATTGAGTCTAGGGGACGTTATACTCCTCACTAG
- the ftsA gene encoding coenzyme F390 synthetase — translation MKNNDLYYNKEIETMDRGDLDSLIDEKVKYTIKYAYENSKFYKKWFDKNKIEIKSIKTHEDLKELPIITGDTIKKNQPPATNFFNFKSAKNKDIVTIHETSGTTGTPKSFFLTENDWEKYIEKYARTFKSQGFKSNDYLIVCTSYGMNIGAESMSLAAKKLKITTIPEGKCTFPIRILKNYKPTSIVGSIFKFLRLAERMKENKLDPQESSIKRLIAGGESFSEESREYIEEIWGVNVYNTYGSTEGTMCGECIEKKGIHVPEDLIHLDIYNSNTETDPNMRLENNSTDSNLDCSESCFLKDGKEGKMILTTLLSKEDKAGTLLINYDTDDSSSVITRKKCGCGRTHMKIDNPTRDAETITMFGNSVNRVDIEAGVFQRENMEYLTGEYESFLYGNETENTLRISVEYKDYSNLNKKIVENNFLSSFLRKNNDLKEKYYNDEFEIIFNFLKKGKLEFYKIKGRPKRLIDRR, via the coding sequence ATGAAAAATAATGATCTCTACTATAACAAAGAAATTGAAACAATGGATAGAGGAGATTTAGATTCTTTAATTGATGAAAAAGTTAAATACACAATAAAATATGCATATGAAAACTCTAAATTCTATAAAAAATGGTTTGATAAAAATAAAATAGAAATTAAATCTATTAAAACCCATGAAGATTTAAAAGAACTCCCAATAATAACAGGAGATACAATTAAGAAAAACCAACCCCCAGCTACTAATTTTTTCAACTTTAAATCTGCAAAAAATAAGGATATAGTTACTATTCATGAAACAAGTGGAACAACAGGAACACCAAAATCATTTTTCCTAACAGAAAATGATTGGGAGAAATATATAGAAAAATATGCACGAACTTTCAAATCCCAAGGCTTTAAATCAAATGACTATTTAATTGTTTGCACATCTTACGGAATGAACATTGGAGCAGAATCAATGAGTTTAGCTGCAAAAAAACTGAAAATTACTACAATACCTGAAGGAAAATGCACTTTCCCAATAAGAATACTTAAAAATTATAAACCAACAAGTATCGTAGGAAGTATATTTAAATTCTTAAGACTGGCAGAAAGAATGAAAGAAAATAAATTAGATCCCCAAGAATCAAGTATAAAACGCTTAATTGCAGGTGGAGAAAGTTTTTCAGAAGAATCACGAGAATATATAGAAGAAATTTGGGGTGTTAATGTATATAATACTTATGGAAGTACTGAAGGAACAATGTGTGGAGAATGTATTGAAAAAAAAGGAATTCATGTCCCAGAAGACTTAATACATCTAGATATATATAATAGTAACACTGAAACAGACCCAAATATGCGATTAGAAAATAATAGTACTGATTCCAATCTTGATTGTTCAGAATCATGCTTTTTAAAAGATGGAAAAGAAGGAAAAATGATACTAACGACTTTGCTTAGCAAAGAAGATAAAGCAGGAACATTACTTATTAACTATGATACAGATGATTCTAGTTCAGTTATAACAAGAAAAAAATGCGGTTGTGGTAGGACACATATGAAAATTGATAATCCTACAAGAGATGCTGAAACTATTACTATGTTTGGAAATAGTGTTAACAGAGTAGATATTGAAGCAGGAGTATTTCAAAGAGAAAATATGGAATATTTAACTGGAGAATATGAATCATTCTTATATGGAAATGAAACTGAAAATACTTTAAGAATATCGGTTGAATATAAAGACTATTCAAATTTAAATAAAAAAATTGTTGAAAACAATTTTCTAAGTTCATTTTTAAGAAAAAATAATGATTTAAAAGAAAAATATTATAATGACGAATTTGAAATTATATTTAACTTTTTAAAAAAAGGGAAGCTCGAATTTTATAAAATAAAAGGCAGACCAAAAAGATTAATTGATAGAAGATAA
- a CDS encoding XTP/dITP diphosphatase yields the protein MITFITGNNHKVEEAENIFRKFNIELEHIDLGYTEPQGTLEEVAISGAKYASRKLNKPVIVEDAGLFIKALNDFPGTYSSYVQDTIGNEGILKLMNDLKTDQERYAEFRSVIGYCAPNIEPKIFLGKVSGVIAFEEKGNKGFAFDPIFYVPNMSKTFGELTTDEKNQFSHRKNSLELFVNWYKSDK from the coding sequence ATGATAACATTTATTACTGGTAACAACCATAAAGTAGAAGAAGCAGAAAATATTTTTCGAAAATTCAATATTGAATTAGAGCATATTGACTTAGGTTACACAGAACCTCAAGGAACTCTTGAAGAAGTAGCTATATCTGGTGCAAAATATGCTTCTCGAAAATTAAATAAACCTGTGATTGTTGAAGATGCTGGTTTATTCATTAAAGCTTTAAATGATTTCCCTGGAACATATTCATCTTATGTTCAAGATACAATAGGAAATGAAGGTATTTTAAAGCTTATGAATGATTTAAAAACTGACCAAGAACGTTATGCTGAATTCAGGTCGGTCATTGGGTATTGTGCCCCCAATATCGAGCCCAAGATTTTTTTAGGCAAAGTTTCTGGTGTCATTGCATTTGAAGAAAAGGGTAATAAAGGTTTTGCTTTTGATCCAATTTTTTATGTTCCCAATATGTCTAAAACGTTTGGTGAGCTAACAACAGATGAAAAAAATCAGTTTTCTCATAGAAAAAATTCGTTAGAACTTTTTGTCAATTGGTATAAATCTGATAAATAA
- a CDS encoding 30S ribosomal protein S15, with protein sequence MSKPEWVTYSNEEIEEFILKFTKEGKSPSEIGVILRDQYGIPSVKAVTGEKITAILKRNEQAQEYPEDIMNLIKRAVNIRDHLKENPKDLHTKRGLTIIESRIRRLGKYYVNDGELPEGWRYDPQEAALLVK encoded by the coding sequence ATGTCTAAACCAGAATGGGTTACTTATTCAAATGAAGAAATTGAAGAATTTATATTAAAATTTACAAAAGAAGGTAAATCTCCAAGTGAAATTGGTGTTATTTTAAGAGATCAGTATGGTATTCCTAGTGTAAAAGCTGTTACTGGTGAAAAAATCACTGCTATATTAAAAAGAAATGAACAAGCTCAAGAATATCCTGAAGATATCATGAACTTAATTAAACGTGCTGTAAACATTAGAGATCACTTAAAAGAAAATCCAAAAGATTTACACACTAAAAGAGGATTAACTATCATAGAATCAAGAATTAGGCGTCTTGGTAAATATTACGTTAACGATGGTGAATTACCTGAAGGATGGAGATATGACCCACAAGAAGCAGCACTCCTTGTTAAATAA
- a CDS encoding single-stranded-DNA-specific exonuclease RecJ: MLNKANEASDMISKHIKDDHVIRIISHNDADGLSAAGVIANAIKEEGGQFHTTILSRLKPENVKELSKEKYKLFIFSDMGSANLKLINKFKSEVIIADHHQVDDTESEDHIIHVNPHLYGIDGSKELSGAGSSYLSIRNLGDGENNKKHIAPLALVGAFGDMQFNDGFIGANELIVEDGKEFGNLEIHQDLKIVSKNQEPLYKSLAYTLNPAIPGLTGDLEGSMGFLEKIGISYGIKFTDLEDEEKDVLKDELIKVTPDIFGSIYSVPKENPVLRNLEEYSYILDACGKNKKTGLGLSIAFGERGEALDAALNLQKKYRDQLIKGMEWIKREGAVQMDFIQYMYSEDKVLKSVMGTISSVGIAAEILDSDKPILSMARMHNDVKVSGRTTREMIEKGVDLGKVLHDSSLSFGGQGGGHDIAAGAMIPYKEMDNFLNLVNDMVEHQIENN, from the coding sequence TTGTTAAATAAGGCTAATGAAGCTTCTGACATGATATCCAAACATATCAAGGATGATCATGTTATAAGAATCATTTCTCATAATGATGCAGATGGGCTTTCTGCAGCTGGTGTTATAGCTAATGCTATAAAAGAGGAGGGAGGACAGTTTCATACTACCATCCTTTCTCGCTTAAAGCCAGAAAATGTGAAAGAACTATCTAAAGAGAAATATAAGTTATTTATATTTTCTGACATGGGAAGCGCCAATTTAAAGCTTATTAATAAGTTTAAATCAGAGGTTATAATTGCAGATCATCATCAAGTTGATGATACAGAATCAGAAGATCATATTATTCATGTTAATCCTCATCTTTATGGGATTGATGGTAGTAAAGAACTAAGTGGTGCTGGTTCTTCTTATTTAAGTATTAGAAACTTAGGTGATGGGGAAAATAATAAAAAACATATTGCTCCACTTGCTTTAGTAGGTGCTTTTGGAGATATGCAATTTAATGATGGATTTATTGGTGCAAATGAGCTAATCGTTGAAGATGGGAAAGAATTTGGAAATCTTGAAATACATCAAGATCTTAAAATTGTTTCCAAAAATCAAGAACCACTATATAAATCTTTAGCATATACTTTAAATCCAGCTATACCTGGTTTAACTGGTGATTTAGAGGGATCAATGGGATTTTTAGAAAAAATAGGAATTTCTTATGGAATAAAATTCACTGATCTTGAAGATGAAGAAAAAGATGTTTTAAAAGATGAACTTATTAAAGTAACTCCTGATATTTTTGGAAGTATTTATAGTGTGCCTAAAGAAAATCCTGTTTTAAGGAACCTTGAGGAATATTCTTATATTTTAGATGCTTGCGGGAAAAACAAAAAAACCGGCCTTGGTCTTTCTATTGCATTTGGAGAACGTGGAGAAGCACTTGATGCAGCTTTGAATCTTCAAAAAAAATATAGAGATCAGTTAATTAAAGGAATGGAATGGATTAAACGAGAAGGTGCAGTTCAAATGGACTTTATCCAGTATATGTATAGTGAAGATAAAGTCTTGAAAAGTGTTATGGGTACTATTTCTAGTGTAGGAATTGCAGCTGAAATTTTAGATAGTGATAAACCCATTCTATCTATGGCTAGAATGCATAATGATGTAAAAGTTTCTGGAAGAACAACAAGAGAGATGATAGAAAAAGGAGTAGATCTTGGAAAAGTTCTCCATGATAGTTCATTAAGCTTTGGAGGTCAAGGTGGGGGTCATGATATAGCTGCTGGAGCTATGATTCCTTATAAAGAGATGGATAATTTTTTAAACTTAGTAAATGATATGGTTGAACACCAAATTGAAAATAATTAA
- a CDS encoding aconitase X produces MYLNKEEERMYNGFYGDTVRKSMEILVALGDIYSAEKLVNITSAQISGVSYKTIGDAGLEYLEDLASDKNLNRNSAAKVPSTLNPAGTDLDNWKSLGFPPKFSKKQNEIVDAYGMLGISKTCTCTPYLVGNVPKFRDHVAWSESSAVAYVNSVIGARTNREGGPGALAAAICGKTPMYGYHLEENRKANLLIELETPISGIDYGALGYMVGKEVGNGVPYFVLKNDSTNTELKALGAALASSGAVALYHVENETPEYDSAGKTELLKNNNKILITDSDIKNTCENLTNSSKNEADLVCLGCPHASLEEIKNIANIVKNKKIKNDLWVCTSINVKAASDRMGYTKIIESAGGHIVCDTCMVVAPIEDMGYETIGVNSAKAANYVPNMCGLDVIFDEAKNLIKFKS; encoded by the coding sequence ATGTATTTAAATAAAGAAGAAGAAAGAATGTATAATGGTTTCTATGGAGATACTGTACGTAAAAGCATGGAGATCCTAGTGGCACTTGGGGATATTTATAGTGCAGAAAAACTTGTAAATATTACTTCTGCTCAAATATCTGGTGTTTCTTACAAGACTATTGGTGATGCAGGTCTTGAATATCTTGAAGATTTGGCTAGTGATAAGAATTTAAATAGAAACTCTGCTGCAAAAGTTCCTTCTACTTTAAATCCTGCTGGTACAGATCTAGATAACTGGAAATCTCTTGGATTTCCACCAAAATTTTCTAAAAAGCAGAATGAAATTGTTGATGCTTATGGGATGCTTGGAATTTCGAAAACATGTACTTGCACTCCTTATCTTGTAGGTAATGTTCCTAAATTCAGAGATCATGTAGCATGGTCTGAATCTTCAGCAGTTGCTTATGTAAATTCAGTTATCGGTGCAAGAACTAATCGTGAAGGAGGGCCTGGTGCATTAGCTGCAGCTATTTGTGGTAAAACCCCTATGTATGGTTATCATTTAGAAGAAAATAGGAAAGCAAACCTTTTAATAGAACTTGAAACTCCTATATCTGGAATTGATTATGGGGCATTGGGATATATGGTTGGTAAGGAAGTTGGAAATGGTGTTCCTTATTTTGTCCTTAAAAATGATTCTACTAATACTGAATTAAAAGCTCTTGGAGCAGCACTTGCATCTTCGGGTGCTGTTGCATTATATCATGTTGAAAATGAAACTCCTGAGTATGATTCTGCTGGAAAGACTGAATTGCTTAAAAATAATAATAAAATCTTAATTACAGATTCTGATATTAAAAATACTTGTGAAAATTTAACTAATTCATCTAAAAATGAAGCAGATTTAGTTTGTTTAGGTTGTCCTCATGCTTCTTTAGAAGAAATTAAAAATATTGCAAATATAGTCAAAAATAAAAAAATAAAGAATGATTTATGGGTATGTACTTCTATAAATGTTAAAGCTGCCTCAGATAGAATGGGTTATACAAAAATAATCGAGTCTGCTGGTGGACATATAGTGTGTGATACTTGTATGGTTGTTGCTCCAATTGAAGACATGGGATATGAAACAATTGGTGTAAATTCTGCAAAGGCAGCTAACTATGTTCCTAATATGTGTGGTCTTGATGTAATATTTGATGAGGCAAAGAATTTAATAAAATTCAAATCTTAA